The genomic DNA TAAATATTCATGCAACAGTGGCGCAATTACTTTTTCTTTTTGGTGCATAGTCGCCAGAACTGCGACACGGTTATTAAATATTTCCTTGCTCATATTTATTTTTACAACTCAATCTTACCAGGGTGGGCATAGCCCACCTAAAAGCTTAATTCTGTGCTTGAGTAACTTGATTAACTGGATTCATTTCTGCCATCATCTTTTCTTTATTGCGTCTACGAATTTTGGCATACATTTGAATACTAGCAGCCATGAAAATCACCAAGCCAAAAATTAACCAAGCGGTGATGTCTGTAGGTAAATTATTTTTAAATATTGCCAACATCACGATTACTACTAATAACAAAGTTGGTGCTTCATTTAAAGCTCGTAACTTTTGTCCACTCCACTTACATTCATCTGCGGCTAACTGCTTCATTAACCTACCACAGTAAAAGTGATAGATAAGCAAAACACCCACAAACCCCAATTTGAAATGTAACCAAGGTTCTTTGAGCAAATCTAGATTAGTGGAAAGAATACCGATGGCCATTGCTACAGTTACTATCATTCCAGGGATAGTAATGATGTTGTAAAGGCGTTTTTCCATCAGTTGATACTGATTTTTCAAGATTGTCTTTGCAGGTTCTGATTCTTGGTTAGCTTCCACATGGTAGATGAAAAGACGCACTAAGTAGAATAGACCAGCAAACCAAACAACAAAACCAATAATGTGAAATGCTTTAAACCAATAATAAGCCATTATTTGCAACCTGCCTTAATCATGTTTTAGATGACTACATCTATTATCTTTACTAGATTAAGGTACTTATTGACAAGGACAAAATGTATCCTGACGGTTACATAAAACCTTTAATAATCGGTATTCATCGTTTTTAATATTTTAAAATGGCTCAGGTCAGAATTGAACTGACGACCCCAGGCTTATGAGTCCCGTACTCTAACCAACTGAGCTACTGAGCCGCGTTGTTTTACCAACTTAATATTAAGATAGCATACTATTTGGGCTATGGCAATTACTTAATCAAAAATTTTTGCTGATATTTCTAAAAATTTTTCAAAGTTGGCAAAATAAAAGAGGGAGAATCTCTCCCTCCAGGAACAAGGCAATTACTAAATTCAACAACAAGCAGATATTAGATTCGCTCTTTTGGTAGTAAAGCGATAGGATTAATTGCTCCCTTACCAGATTTATGAATTTCAAAGTGGGTATGGGGTCCGGTGCTAAAACCAGTGCTACCCATAGCGGCGATGGTTTGTCCCTGTTCTACTTCTTGGCCTACTTGTACAAAAATACGGCTGTTGTGAGCATAACGGGTCATACTACCATCAGGGTGGCGGATATCAACTAAGTTGCCATAACCACCTCTATTCCAGCCCGCTCTTTCTATTACACCTGAAGCAGAGGCGTAAATGGGTGTACCTGTACTGTTAGCAACATCAATACCT from Okeanomitos corallinicola TIOX110 includes the following:
- the hemJ gene encoding protoporphyrinogen oxidase HemJ; the protein is MAYYWFKAFHIIGFVVWFAGLFYLVRLFIYHVEANQESEPAKTILKNQYQLMEKRLYNIITIPGMIVTVAMAIGILSTNLDLLKEPWLHFKLGFVGVLLIYHFYCGRLMKQLAADECKWSGQKLRALNEAPTLLLVVIVMLAIFKNNLPTDITAWLIFGLVIFMAASIQMYAKIRRRNKEKMMAEMNPVNQVTQAQN